Sequence from the Mycteria americana isolate JAX WOST 10 ecotype Jacksonville Zoo and Gardens chromosome 5, USCA_MyAme_1.0, whole genome shotgun sequence genome:
TGGCTTAATGAGCACGAGCTTGCATATCTCCAGGTGATGCATTTTTCCACAAAGATGTAAGTTGGGAATCTCCTAGAGAAAAAGAGGACTAGAGATTTTAAACATCCCTTCTACTTCAGAGTAAGTTCAGGTAATCATATACTTTGGGGCAAGCAGACAACTTTTTCATTGCTGCAGGTAGTAAAGACCTCAGTGGGAAAGCAGAGctttgtatttgaagaagtggtgcCTTTGGACAGAAACTAACCAGtgcatccccagcccctctctAGGACTTCTGTCAAGACAgcactttttccttttgcatctgtGCTAGCTGCCCAGGGGCCAAAAGCAGAGCAGGTACTGGGGGCACCACCTGCTTCTGTAACTTCCCTCTTGTTCACAAAGCAGTGAACCAAGTGGCCAAACCCTTGATGGAGCAAACCCTTGCCATCCTAGAAGAAATAAGCCATTCCACGTGGTACAAATTCACTATCGTGCCTGTGGATGACTTGCTAGTAATAAGCCTGAAGCCCAGAGCCTTACAGCCCTTAAAATCAAAGTTCCCCTGCCCAAGTGGAGACCAACCTCTGTTAGCTTAAAACCTTGAGTGCTGCCAAGgaccccaggcagcagcagagcttgctCCATTCTCCAGGGAAGGTCCCTTCTGCAGGGGCTGGCTCAGGACACTCCGAGGGGAGTAAGGGAAGACAGGTGCCAGTGGAGGCCATTTGCCAAACAAGGAAAACGCTCCTGAGGTCTCACCAGCTCTGTGACCCTACCTGGTCATTGGGTGCCAAAGCAGCTCAGCCAGGGGGGACACAGCGGGAACAGCTTCTGGTTTAGCAGGGGCTGCACCAGAAGAGAGATTTCCTTCTACAACAGGGGATGGACTGCAGAGGGATTTGGTAGCTGCTGATgtgcaggaaggaagaggaagagagtaGTTTCCTTCTCAAGTGGTTCAGCTGCTGTTTGCAGGCAGAACAACTGAAGGAAAGAACTTGGGTCTGCAATCCTCCCCCTTGAACACAGGGCATATTGCAAGTATTCAGGGCTCAGgataaacaaaaacagaaaaatgtttggtttcagTTCACATCTTAGCGGTTGCTCATGTTTTATTCATAGTACAGAAAGGGCAGAAGTTCCCATGAATGAAGAAGTCCCCTTTCTTTCTGTGCAGGTTTCAGAAAATCAGTCAGCAGAAGAGCAATGCTATTGAACCCGGGAAGACTTCAGTCACCCCCTTCCTAATTCTCAAAGCAGTTAGAGCCCTGCAgcctttttttaccttttatagTCACAGGACTAGTCAAGCAAAACCTTGATTGGGTTATTCTGCTTTAATTACAAAACACACTCAGATCAAAGGCGCAATAGTACCTGGTACACATGTACACATTTCTCTCAGTTATAACACCAAAGACCAAAAGGCAGTCTGGTCCTGCTGTAAATCAACCATTTCCCTCTGGCAAGATCTTTGGAGTACAAACAGACATCACACTGCCTCTTGTGCGCAGGACACCAGACTCTGTATTTCATCATGTACTTTGAGATCCTTTAGGATGGACCACACAAGAGATAAGCAAGAGAAGGGAAGCAAAACTGGAACCTCGAGGTAATTGGAATCCATAtcccaccacccaccaccccccagaaaagaaaagcagtgatggGCCACTCTCTCCTTGCTGCAGTTAGGACAAGGTAGATAAATCACAAGGTTTTTTTATTGCTGGTGAACTCAAAACAGGCAACTTTAATCTACTGAGGAAGATACATGTACAAACAAATGTTAGGCCTTGTgcgttttttttcttcttaatgtaaATGTCTCTACAACTTCAGTCCAGCTCCTGAGCTCTTGCTGAGCTGCCACTGAGACCCCGGTAACGTGCTCTGGGCACTTCTGTAAGATGTTATAAGAAGCATCACATATATTAAAAAGGGAGATTTTGCAGAATAGACAAAGCTCTGACTGTAGCCATGTTGCTCAGAAAGAAGTAGGCTGGCTAATCCCGCTGCATTAGGTACATGGTATTatgtataattattttaattgatttaagAATTTGTCGGGTCCCTTTCTGTTTCTGGTGTGCAAGCTGCAAGTAAAGTGCACTTCTGGGTGTAAATTACCACTCTATGAGAATGCGATAGCTGGGTGGTAGATGTCAGACATCAGTGGAAAGCAGACTACAATAGCTGTTACAATGGCACAGGCAGTAAGGATAATGGAATAAGATGCTAGATACTGCTAGGAAACCCCTCCATACTTTGAGCATCTAAATATTACATCACTGAGCAAAAACACTGTCATTTAGTGGGGGGCTTCTAAAGTCAAGACATATGACTGTGATTGTGCACCAGGTTAGCTCTGTGAACAGCCACTCCTCCCCCagtcccagctgcagctgggagtcACCAAACCATGTTACTAACTCCTTTTAACCTTTTTAAAGAGTTTTGTAACAGCTAAGGAGAAAGCAGGGATCCTAAGGATGTTTCTATGAAGCTGAGGGTTTCAGATGATGCAGGGGTGGTGTAGGAGGCAGCACAACACCACACGTAAGCTATGCTGTGAGAGGACAACCCAGCTTCAGACACAGCATTTAATGACCCTGACAGAACCAGGGCCAAAATGGGGAGATCCCAACTCGCACCTGCACCTTGCAATTCTTGTTCTGGTTCAGTAGAGTTCATCTACGTTATCCCACGTACAAATctcatctctttttctccccatgtaCAGGGTCAGGTGACTATTTTGCCTGGGTCTACACACCCAAGACCATCAAGGCTGATAAACTACATACTGTTCCTCTGATTTCATAATACTGGCatcacagcatgaaaaaaaaaaaaacccacctgttcagtgtttgttctcttttaattTAATGAACTATAAAAAGGGAACTCTAAATACCCACCTCAGTATTCTGGGTGCTTCAGGAGACATTGCATACCCCAGGGCAGATTTGGTTAACTCCTTGCCACCAGTGTTTTCGTGTATCCGTTGCCAGCAACAGATGCCATGtgagaagggggaggggaggaataAAATAATTGCACTCTGTGTGATACAAAAAGGATTAACACTGCCTTCATAAGAGCAGGACCAACAAGCAGTTCTCCTCACAGGGCCCAGAGTGCTCTTCCCCTCAGGAATGGACACCCCAGGGCAAGAAGCAGGTTCACAGCTGAGCACTCCCTACCAGAGACAGGGGACCCACACAGAAATAGCCTGGCCATTTCCAATACAAGTGTGGAATCCCACAGCCACACCAACACGTTTGCATTTCAAGCCCAATGGATCCCTGGTGCAAGAACACCTAAAATTAATCTTGGCCATACAGGGCAACTACAGCAAACCTCCCCCATAAACCAGTTAGGAGTGAGATACATCTGACAGCTGGAAGCTCCACGTTTGTTGCTAACTTCAAAAGCCAAGACTTGCCAGAACGAATTACGAACCTGTGGCTGCCACTATCAAGCACTTTCCCAGCACTACAACTTTCCCTATACTCCTCAAATGTCCCCAGCAGGTTACATTTCAAACTGTCCCCGTTGCAGGTAGTTCTACAATGGAGCCACAGCACGCCCTCCTGCTccacctctctgctgctgctcttgcacccTAACTCCAAGCCACACTCAGGCAGGGCATTGAAGAAGTGCTCTTCAGAGAGcaactttttgcttttgttttttttggggggggggttgttgtttttttttaataatgtatcaGGCATCATGGCATATCTCTTGCTGCCTCCAATTACTGTCATGACAATATGGCTGTGGttatttaaagcagaatttgggaagaaaaagcaaatcctcTTGATACACTGAGGAGAACACTAGGCAGAACTAACCCATGACCTGCCAGCGCTGAAGGAAGGTGAGAGTCAGTGCCAGAGGACCAAATCCTGGATACCACGTTAGCAACATCAAGGTTTTGACCTTCAGATACAATGGGTTGCAGCCAGACTAAGTCATCAACATCACCAGAAAcagaggaaggaaggcagaaaactcTTCTGGCCTGTACAGTCTCTACAAGGTTTGCATGGCTGAGATGGGAGCTGGAATCTGCAGCAGCCCTTCAGGTCTGCTTTGAGGGGACAGAGGAGATGGGAAGACTTACGCTATTTCTTGCGCCTTTTGCCAAGATTGCACAGATTATGGTAAAATTCACTCGGCAAAAGAggcctttattaaaaaaaaaaaaaaaagaaaaagaaaagaaaaaaatttctagcGAGTATCAGGACTGAGATTTCAAAAAGTACAAGATCTGTATAAATTCAGCAAGATGTCCAGCACCAGATTATTTCATGGTGCAACAAAGAACCTGGGGGAGGCCAATGGGACCTTGCGAGGGGAACACCATCTACCTCCCCAGCAGACTGCCAATCTTAGGTTCTTCTCAACAGCAGATGGATTTTCCTTGTTCCTGCAGCATCTCAGGTCCCACGGGAGGTATTGGTTGCAAGCAAGCACCTGAATATTGCCTAATGGAGTAAGCCAATCACTAACTTAGCTGGCGTGTCCATGCCCATCCACTaattaggttttttctttttgtatgcaTTTCCACcgtagcatttctttttcttctttctccacatAAAAGAGTAAGCAAAAGGACTGCTTTCATCTGTAATAAGTTAAAATCAGAAATGACCTAACTAACAAGTAACTGATATTGGTCCTTGGAGCCCGAAGAGTAAAATCCATAGAAAATCTATtggttccatttttttctggtatatCCCATGCACACCCCCATTAGAAAAATGGGGTTTATGAATCTTATCATACAGCAAGAAGCAGTACCTCAGAGCCAGAGCTGACAGTCCGTGGTAGAGGTCTGGGCTCTCTCAGATTGCTAAGTGTGGTTCTGAGTCACTGCTCAATCAGTCTTCACATGGCCGTTGGCCAAGGCAACAGGGATGGTGGGGGCCCCCGGCTCGGCAGTCTCATCAAATCGTAAGCGCAGGGTGTTTCTGATCACCAGCTGCTCCATGATGAAAGAAGCACAAAACCATGGGATGGCATACTCCAGGGTGATCAGGCCCATGAAGTCAAAATCAAATTGGGAATAGTCCCATGGGCAGGCATTGAACTGGCGTAGGATGAGGCCGGTGGTGAACTCCCAGAGGTATGTCCAAAGTGTGTAAATGAAGCAGCGTACTAAAATGTTACACTTGTCTTTGAGATACAGATACATCTTCTCCACAATGAGGATGGAGGTGCCATAGATGAAGAGTGCCCACACACTGGTAACACCTGGGAACTTCCAGTTAAAGTTGACCACAAACTCCCAGGCAGCTGTGAACATCACCTCACAGAAATAGCCATGAATGGCATAGAGGTACCATCGGGAGAAAGCGGTCAGAGGTTCTGCCGCAGCCATTCTTCTCCACACACCCCAGCAGGCACtctgaaatgaagagaaagagagagagagagagagaaagaaagaggagtcaACGAGGATGTCACAAGTCCTTATACCCCAGGTGGCAACACGTGCAAACTCGGAACAGCCACAAAAGACAAATCTGAGAAAGAAGTGAATTTTAAATCGTCTCATTTTTACCACAGCAAATTTTAAGTCCTGCGGAAAGGTGGCACGTTACCGGGCTCCGAGTCTCAGAATGGGCCTGGACAACGTATACCGCTCTGCCTGAGAAGCAGGATGCAGCTGGTATTGCATTGGTGATAAGGAGGGAGCTGACAGGTACAAGGGCTTTGCCAGGGGGTGAGGCTGCCAAAGAACTTACTGGTTGCAAATCAGTAGAAAAATAGTCATCTCACAAGGAGCGCACATcacctttttgctcttttcaagAAACAGCACTGTCCCCTACTTTTCGGATTCTAATATGGAATAGATTAGATGAACACAGCATTGAAAACCTGGGCCCTTCCAGCCATCACCTACAGTCTCTATACCCAAAACGTTTACTGTAGTGAAAAACTGCGCTTTGATGGGAGCTACAGAAAGGGAACTGGAGGAGAAAGTTTCAGAGGTTTTACACTTTCAGACACCACATCTTGCACCCATTATTCAGCTGAACTGTTATTTCTTCTGTTAAAGAACTCATGCATTGTATGGCTAGgatgtggaaaataattttcttatgcTGTCAGACTGCCCGATACAAAGTCAAAAAGCACAACAGAGGCATTGAAATCCATTCAGATTTGGCTTCAGGACAGCaaaacacaaaggagaagaataaaaaggaacaGCTGAGCGTAGAGAGAGGTGGTTAGTCATGATAAATAGGAAATGAGAACAAACTCTAATTGTCTCTACAGGAAGAAACTTGGTGAAGGGGTTTTGAAAGGGCACAATTTGCTTATCACTGAACTGTTTCAGCACAATTAGTTTTTACACTTTTTGTAGATATTTACAAGGTCCATGCTAGAGTCCCTGGCCCAAGCTGATTTTAAGCATAATTGTACTGAAGCCTTACAGATTCACACGACAGGGTGAGAATTTTACCTCTTTCATTCCTAGAAACTTATTCTTTCAAGTTGGGTTTCTCTTGACTCTTCATCAGGCACTATTTAACTTCTTTGCTCTGCACTTGTCAGTTCTGTGGCACAAGGTGCTAGGAAAGGACCACATTAATGTTACATGCAGTCATTCCAATGCCATCTGGAAAGAGACTGTTCCTGCCCTGCTCTGTAAACATGGTGCCACTCTGAACAAAGTATTAACATGCAGTATGACTGAAATTCTGATAGGAGATGAGAGAAGAGAAATGTTTATAAGGAAAAAGGAGCTATAATAATGAACATAACGAAGATATGCAGAATATTCACAGGGGAATATTGAAAGTGGAAAGGACAGAGCTGTATCCATGACCTATTCACTACTCTCTTAAATGGACACCCAAACAACCAAAGTCTTGGCAGTTCATATGATGTGGGTGCTTCAACAAAGACCCATTTTCTAATGGCACAATCCATTTTACACAGGACACTGAACTATCATCAGATGCTACAGATCTGGGTCAACAGCACATTGTGAGCTTGTGGGTGAAAGACTAAGGAGTCGCTAGGAATTCCCTTATGTCTCCTAACAGTTTCGTCCCAAGGGACTCTGCAAGACAGCAGTGGAGGTGGCACATGAGAAATATGCAGGGGGTGTATCTCTACACAGTCCACAGGAAGCTGATGTGGAAGGGCACTGCAAACTTTCTCTCTGAGGAGAATGACAGTTTGTCAATGTAATGTTACTTGGTTAGTTTACCAGCACAGTTGATAAGCTTAGGAGTTTGAATCCTCATATTCCTCCGTTCTCACATAATTTCCAGAACAAATCAATAGTCAGAAGTACAGGAGTAAGAGAAAGCAGTAAGAAGAAAATGGACTGTAGGTATCTTTTGTCAGAATGGGGATATACGGCTGCAGCAGGAAGGGAGAAGTTTTTTTATATCTGAGGAGACAGACATCAAAAGATGCAGAAGCCTTAGAAGTCATACCTATTGCTGGGCAAGGCACTGAGGAAATAAGGAACATCATTctccagggaagaaaaattattgTAAAGTTTTTACTAAGCTGCCAGGGGATTGTatggttttcctctcttttcaatAAGCCTTTCTAAGCTTTTCCACTTGTGGTCCTTAGTCCTTGCACTTCCCTCTACAGCTTTACATGAAACATATTTGAACTGTTAGCATGCAGTACTATCTGTAAGGTTTTCcttgtaattttgaaaatctcttcaCAAAGTTGGATCAAATGCACAGAAGGTCCTTCCCTTCTTATTCCAAGGATCCCCTCACCAATTA
This genomic interval carries:
- the TMEM229B gene encoding transmembrane protein 229B, with amino-acid sequence MAAAEPLTAFSRWYLYAIHGYFCEVMFTAAWEFVVNFNWKFPGVTSVWALFIYGTSILIVEKMYLYLKDKCNILVRCFIYTLWTYLWEFTTGLILRQFNACPWDYSQFDFDFMGLITLEYAIPWFCASFIMEQLVIRNTLRLRFDETAEPGAPTIPVALANGHVKTD